The region CGCTCACGGACGTGCTGACCTGGGCCGACACGCGCTCGGCGGTTGAGGCCAACCTTCTTCGCAGCGCTCTCGATGCCGAAGAAGTTCGCGAGCGAACTGGTTGCCCGCTGCACCCGTCGTATCTGCCGGCCAAGATCCTCTGGCTGCGGTATCACCAGGCCGACCTGCTCAGGAACGCGACGCGGCTCGTCTCCGCTGCTCAGGCGCTGACGCACGTCTGGCTAGGCGCGGATGCCGCGTCGGTGTCGATTGCGTCCGGCTCGGGGCTGTTCAATCGCCGGTCGCTGACGTGGGACGAAGAGATCCTGGCGCATCTCGATGTCTCCCCGAACACTCTGGGCGAGATTGCCGCCGAGCCGGAACTCCTACCGCCCGTACTCGCGAGCTACGCTGAGCGCTGGCCGATGCTCCGCGATGTCCCCTGGCGCGCACCGATCGGCGACGGCGCGGCGTCGAACGTCGGTGTTGGCTGTGTCAGCGCCGACCGACTGGCGCTAACACTCGGCACGTCGGCAGCCATACGCCGCTGCCAAACCGGCGAGCCGGACGCGCCTGTGTCGCCCGGTCTTTGGCGCTACTCGCTCGACCGAGCGCACACCCTGACCGGTGGTGCATTGAGCGAAGGCGGCAACGTCTTCGGCTGGCTCGCCGCGACACTGCAATTGCCAGCACGCGATGAGCTCGAGACGAACCTGCTTGAGCGCACGCCCGGCGAGCACGGCCTGACCGTCTTGCCGTTCTGGGCGGGGGAGCGCTCATTGGGCTGGAATGGCAACGCGACGGCGACCATTCACGGAATGCGATTGAGCACGTCCGCGCTGGATATTGTGCAGGCCAGTCTCGAAGCGGTCGCATATCGTCTCGCGGCGGTCTACGATGCACTTGCCACCGAAGGCGAAACAGTTGTCGCGACTGGTGGAGCATTGCTCAGCTCGCCGGCCTGGCAGCAGATCATTGCCGACAGCCTCGGAGTCCCGCTCGTCGTCGCGGATGTCGAGGAGTCGTCGCTACGCGGTGCGGCGCTGCTGGCCTGGCGAGATGTGTGCGGAGCGGCGTTGACCTGTGATTCGTCGCCGGTGGTCGGCAGGCTGCTGGAACCGCGACAATCGGCGCACGAACGCCACCGCGAGCTGCGGGCGCGCCAGCAATGCCTCTACGAGCGCGACCGGCTGCCGCCGATGGCACGCGAGTCGCGGTAGGGATCGTGTGTTAGCGAGTTCGTCTATTCAGACGATCGGGAGGCGAACATCGGCCGGACCGTAACGGCCGGTCCCCAACATAGGCTTTGAGTTCGACGCAAACGAAACAGAGGGTATGACATGGCCAGGAATCCACTGCAACAGTTGACTGACTACGGCCAGAGCGTCTGGTACGACAATCTCAGCCGGGATCTGGTTGAGAGCGGCGGTTTGCAGGAGCTGATCGACAATTCCGGTGTCGTCGGCATCACCTCGAACCCAACCATCTTTGACAAGGCGATCAGCGGTTCTGATCTCTACGATGAGCAGATCCGCAGGCTCGCCGCCAGCGGACGCTCAACCAGCGATATGTACGACGCCATCGTCATTCAGGACATCCAGTCGGCCGCCGACGTCCTGCGTGCCGTCTACGACCGGCACGACGAGAAGGACGCCGACGGCTTCGTCTCGCTCGAAGTCTCGCCGTCGCTGGCGCACGATACCTCGGCGACGGTGGCCGATGTGCGGCGACTCTACGCCGCGCTGGACCGCCCGAACGTCATGATCAAGATCCCCGGCACGTTCGAGGGCACACCGGCGATCGAGCAGATGCTCTACGAGGGCATCAACATCAACATCACGCTGCTGTTCTCGCTGGATGCCTACCGCAACGTCGCCGAGGCCTACCTGACGGCACTCGAGCGGCGGGTTGAAGAGGGCAAGCCGATCGGGGACATCCACTCGGTTGCGTCGTTCTTCGTCAGCCGCGTTGACACCGAGGCCGACAAGCGTCTGCAGGCGATCATCGACGCCGAGCCGGGCAGCGACCGTGCGAATGAGGCGCAGGCGCTGCAGGGCACGCTAGCCATCGCCAACGCGCGCCTCGCCTATGCCGCGTTCGAGGAGATCTTCACCTCCGAGCGCTTCAAGAAGCTGCAGGAATCGGGTGCACGTGTGCAGCGCCCGCTGTGGGCCAGCACCAGCACCAAGAACCCGGCCTACTCGGACACCCTCTACGTCGATGAGCTGATCGGCCCGGATACCGTGCAGACGCTGGCTCCGGCCTCGATCGAGGCGTTCGGCGACCACGGCCATCTGGCTCGCACCGTCGATCAGGACGTGGACGGAGCGCGCGAGATATTCCGGCGCTTTGAGGCGCTCGGCGTCTCCTACGACGACATCACTGCCACGCTGGTGCGTGAAGGCGTCGCGTCGTTCATGAAGTCGTTCGAGGATCTGCTGCATCATCTGGACGAGAAGCGCAACGCATTCGTCGCTGAGATCGAGCAGGCGCGGCAGGCGTCCATCGGCGCGTTGGCTGGTGCTGTTGACCAGTCGCTCTCGGCGCTCGCCGCTGAGAAGGTCGCGACCCGGCTACAGGATGGCGACGCGAGCCTCTGGGGTGACGACGAGAAGGTACGCGCCTCAGCCTCGACCCGGCTCGGCTGGTTGCCGGTCGTGCAGGCGATGCGTGCAAAAGCCCGGGCGGACCAGTTCTCCGACTTCGCCGCCGAGGTGCGCGAGCGCGGATTCCGCTACGCCGTGCTGCTCGGTATGGGCGGTTCGTCGCTGGCCCCCGACGTCTTCTCGCGGATGTTCGGCGTCGATGCCGGCTTCCCTGAATTGATCGTGCTGGACACGACCAATCCCGGACCGATCGCGCGAGTCGCCGCCGAGATCGGCGACGATGCGATGTTCATTGTCTCGACCAAGTCTGGCACGACCGTCGAGACGATGTCGCTCTACCGCTTCTTCTTCGAGCGCGCCGGCGGCGACGCATCCCGCTTCATCGCCATCACCGACCCGGGCACGCCACTGGAGACGGAGGCGAAGGAACGCGGCTTCTGGCGTGTCTTCGCCAATCCATCGGACATCGGCGGTCGTTACTCCGCCCTCTCCTACTTCGGCCTCGTGCCACTGGCGACGCTCGGCATGGACGTCCTCGATGTCCTCGACCACGCTATGACGATGTTGCCGATCAACGACGAGCAGCACCCCGGCGTCTGGCTGGGCGCGGCGCTCAGCGCGGCGCAGCAGGCCGGGCGGGACAAGCTAACGATCATCGCCGACGACAGCTGGGCACCATTCGCCGATTGGCTCGAGCAACTCATCGCGGAGAGTACTGGCAAGCACGGCACCGGCATCCTGCCGGTCATCGCCGAGTCGCTGGATGATGCCGATCACTACGGCGACGATCGCCTGTTCGTCCATTTCGACGCTGGAGAGAACGGCAAGGCGGCGGCACTGGCGCAGGCGCTGCGCAATGCTGGACAGCCGGTCATCTCGATCGGCGTCGATATCCCGGCTGATCTCAGGCGCGAGTTCGTGCGCTGGAGATCGCGACCGCCATCGCCGGTCGCCGTGCTGAGCATCAACCCGTTCGATGAGCCAAACGTCCAGGAGGCCAAAGACGCCACCAACGCCGTCCTGCGCGGCGAATCGACCGGCAGCCAGCCGCCAACCGACGCGGGCGAAGCCGTCCGTGCTGCGGTCACCGCCGCTGCCGAAGATGGCTACGTCGCCATTCTGGCCTACGTCGATCCGACCGCAGATGTCCGCAACGCGCTGAACGCGCTGCGCAGCGGGATCTGGCGACAGACTGGTCGGCGATCACCGTCGGCGTTGGACCGCGCTATCTCCACTCGACTGGCCAGTTGCACAAGGGCGGTCCGTCGACCGGCTCGTTCCTGCTGCTGGTCCAGCAGCCA is a window of Thermomicrobiales bacterium DNA encoding:
- a CDS encoding bifunctional transaldolase/phosoglucose isomerase, with the protein product MARNPLQQLTDYGQSVWYDNLSRDLVESGGLQELIDNSGVVGITSNPTIFDKAISGSDLYDEQIRRLAASGRSTSDMYDAIVIQDIQSAADVLRAVYDRHDEKDADGFVSLEVSPSLAHDTSATVADVRRLYAALDRPNVMIKIPGTFEGTPAIEQMLYEGININITLLFSLDAYRNVAEAYLTALERRVEEGKPIGDIHSVASFFVSRVDTEADKRLQAIIDAEPGSDRANEAQALQGTLAIANARLAYAAFEEIFTSERFKKLQESGARVQRPLWASTSTKNPAYSDTLYVDELIGPDTVQTLAPASIEAFGDHGHLARTVDQDVDGAREIFRRFEALGVSYDDITATLVREGVASFMKSFEDLLHHLDEKRNAFVAEIEQARQASIGALAGAVDQSLSALAAEKVATRLQDGDASLWGDDEKVRASASTRLGWLPVVQAMRAKARADQFSDFAAEVRERGFRYAVLLGMGGSSLAPDVFSRMFGVDAGFPELIVLDTTNPGPIARVAAEIGDDAMFIVSTKSGTTVETMSLYRFFFERAGGDASRFIAITDPGTPLETEAKERGFWRVFANPSDIGGRYSALSYFGLVPLATLGMDVLDVLDHAMTMLPINDEQHPGVWLGAALSAAQQAGRDKLTIIADDSWAPFADWLEQLIAESTGKHGTGILPVIAESLDDADHYGDDRLFVHFDAGENGKAAALAQALRNAGQPVISIGVDIPADLRREFVRWRSRPPSPVAVLSINPFDEPNVQEAKDATNAVLRGESTGSQPPTDAGEAVRAAVTAAAEDGYVAILAYVDPTADVRNALNALRSGIWRQTGRRSPSALDRAISTRLASCTRAVRRPARSCCWSSSQQTTSRFLRRRSRLVSCSPRSLLAMPRPSPGYTVGAG
- a CDS encoding gluconokinase, which encodes MYVLALDIGSSSVRAALVDRSGSIAPDTLQRADLVLAADRDGASTVDLNRLRDLAEHVIDAALQTPEAQQGIAAVGVSTFWHSLVVLDRAGRPLTDVLTWADTRSAVEANLLRSALDAEEVRERTGCPLHPSYLPAKILWLRYHQADLLRNATRLVSAAQALTHVWLGADAASVSIASGSGLFNRRSLTWDEEILAHLDVSPNTLGEIAAEPELLPPVLASYAERWPMLRDVPWRAPIGDGAASNVGVGCVSADRLALTLGTSAAIRRCQTGEPDAPVSPGLWRYSLDRAHTLTGGALSEGGNVFGWLAATLQLPARDELETNLLERTPGEHGLTVLPFWAGERSLGWNGNATATIHGMRLSTSALDIVQASLEAVAYRLAAVYDALATEGETVVATGGALLSSPAWQQIIADSLGVPLVVADVEESSLRGAALLAWRDVCGAALTCDSSPVVGRLLEPRQSAHERHRELRARQQCLYERDRLPPMARESR